A region of the Myxococcus stipitatus DSM 14675 genome:
CCAGCGCGGCCACGGCCGCATCCGCCAGCGCCACCATGAGTCCCGCGCTCATCACCGCACCCGCGTGGTAGGCAGCGCGGCGACCCTCGGGGACCTCCAGCACGTCGAGCCTCACGTCGGCCGCCATGTGACGCAGCACGTCCCGCAGCGGGCGCGAGCGCGTGCTGATGGACACCGTGTGGCCCGCGAGCGAGTCCCGAGGCGAGGACACCGCGCAGAGCGGATGGAATGAGCCCAGCGCGCGACCTCGCGGTGGCCCCAGCGCGGAGAGCGGCAGGGCTCCGGCGGTGTGCACGAGCGCGGTGGAGCGGGGCAGGGTGGCCGCGAGCTCCTCGGCGATGCGGGGCACCTCCGCGTCCGGGACACACAGCAGGACGACGTCCGCCTTCCACGGCTCGTCCGCCGTGAGGGCCTTGAGGCCCAGGTCCTTGGCGCGCCGCCGTCCTTCTTCGCCGCGCGAGACGAGCTTCACCGGCCAGCCCTTCATCTTCAGGGCCAGGCCCAGCGCGCCGCCGAGCCGGCCCGCGCCGATGATGACCACCGAGGGCAGTCCCGTGACGGGCGTGCGGGGACGGAGCAGCGGCTTGTGGCGCGCCTTGCTCTCGCGCGCGGGAGGGGGCGTGCCCGCGCCCTCCGCCTCTTGCTTGCGTGGGGCCCGGGTGCTCATCGCTCTCGTTGGAACGCGAGCTGACCGGCCTTGAGCGCGACCCGAACCCGGTCGCCCGCGCCAAACTCACCCGAGAGGATTCGCTCCGCGAGCGGTCCTTCCACCAATCGCTGCACCATCTGGCGCATGGGGCGCGCGCCGAGCTGCGGGTCGAAGCCGCCCGACTTCAGCAGGTGGCCCACCACGTCCTCGCCCGCGATGTATTCGATGCCGCGCTCCGTGGAGAGCCGCTTGCTGCTTTCCTCCAGCAGCAGCGTCGCGATGCGCGCGACCTCCTCCTCCTCCAGGGGACGGAAGGGGAGCCGCTCGTCGATGCGATTCCACAGCTCCGGCGGCAGGGCCTTGCGCGCGGCGGACGCGGCCAGCTCCAGCGCGTTGATGGTGGCGGAGCCCTCCGAGCCGAAGCCCATGGGCCGACCGGTGCGAGAGAACGCCTCCGCGCCCAGGTTGGTCGTCATCACGATGACGGTGTTGGAGAAGTCGATGTGCCGACCCTTGCCGTCCGTCAGCCGCCCCTCTTCGAGCACCTGGAGCAGCAGCATCTGCACCTCGCGGTGCGCCTTCTCGATTTCATCCAGCACCACCACTGACGACGGGCGGCGGCGGACGGGCTCGGTGAGCTGGCCTCCCTCGCCGAAGCCCACATAGCCGGCGGGAGAGCCGATGAGCCGGGAGACGCCATGCGCCTCCGACAGCTCGCTCATGTCCAGCCGCACCAGCGCGTCGCGGTTGCCGAACAGCACCTCCGCGAGTCCGCGTGCCATCTCCGTCTTGCCCACGCCCGTGGGGCCCAGGAAGAGGAAGCTGCCCATGGGGCGCCGCGACGCGAAGCCCGCGTAGTTGCGGCGGATGACCCGGGCGATGCGGGCAATCGCCTCTTCGTGTCCGATGACCCGCTCGCCCAGGTCCTGCTCCAGCCGCAAGAGGCGCGCCGAGTCGTTCATCAGCAGCCGCTCCTCGGGAACCCCCGCGAGCTTCGCCACCACGCGCGCCACGTCCGAGGGCTCCACCACGTCGCGGCCCTCGCGATGGCAGCGGCTGCCCGCCAGGTCCACCACGGAGATGGCCTTGTCCGGCATGAACCGGTCCGTCACGTAGCGGCTGGCCAGCGAGGCCGCGGCCTCAAGCGCCTCCGGGCGGTAGCGCAGGCCATGGTGCTCCTCGTACCGGCCGATGATGCCGCGGAGGATCTCCACCGTCTCCGCCACCGACGGCTCGTGCACCACCACCGCCGTGAAGCGCCGCTCCAGCGCGGGGTCGGCGCTGATGAACTTGCGGTACTCGTCATGCGTCGTCGCGCCGATGCAGGGGAACTCGCCCCGCGCCATCGCCGTCTTCAGCTCGTTGGCCGCGTCCTGCGGGCCGTCACCCGTGGAGCCCGCGCCCACCAGGGTGTGGATCTCGTCGATGAAGACCATGACGCGCCCGTCGGCGCGGCGGACTTCTTCCTTGAGCGCGTTGAGCTTCTCGGAGAACGAGCCGCGCAGCTGCGTGCCCGCGACCAGCGAGGCCATGTCCAGCTCCACCAGCACCTTCTCCGACAGACCTCCGCGGAGTCCGAGGAGCCGCTGGGCCACGCCCTCCACCACGGCCGTCTTCCCCACGCCCGCCTCACCCAACAGGCAGGGGTTGTTGGTGCGGCGCTTGCCGAGGACGTCGATGACCTCCTCGATTTCGCGCGAGCGCCCCACCACCGGGTCGAGCCGGCCTTCACGCGCCGCCTGGCTCAGGTTGCGTCCCAGGGACGTCAGCAGCGGGAACACCTTGGGGTCCAGCGCCAGCGAGGAGGCGCCGCGCGCCACGGTGCTGGAGGGCGCGGGGGCCGGGCGCGAGACAGGCGCCGGAGCCGGTGCCGCGCGAGCCACGGGCGGCGGGGCGGCCTGGGGAGCGGGCGGCGGCGCGGCCTGGGCCACGGGGGGCGGAGCTGCTCGCGGCGCGGGGGCCGGCGGGGGCGTGGCGTGGTCCGGCTCGTCCACGTCGATGAGGTCCCGCGGCGACAGGGCGGGCGTCGTGGCGCGAGGCGGCGGCGAGGGGAGCGGCGGCGGCGTGGGCGGCGCGCCCGGCACCGAGCGCGGCAGGCTCACGGCCACGGCGGAGAAGGGGAGAGGGGACGGAGGAGCGCCCAGCGGCCGGCTGGGGGCGGAAGGACGCGAGCCCAGGGCGTGCGACCGGCTGGGCTGGAGCTTGCGGGGCATCCGCCCGCTCACGAAGTAGGACACCGCCGTGGTGCGCAGCGTCGCGAGGTCCAGCCCCGCGTGCACCAGCAGCTCCTGGGCGACGCACCGCACCCGCGTCACCGCGATGAGCAGGTGCAGGCAGTCGGCCTCCTGGGAGCCGCAGCTCGTGGCGATTTCGCGCGCCTTCTCCCGCAGCTCGCGGACCGGGCCGTCCTGCTCGGCGGGCGCCGCGGTGAGCAGCTGGAGGAGGGCATCCTCGTCCACGCCCCGATCCTTGAGCAGCAACTGCGCGCGGTTCTCCACCGTGAAGAGCGCCAGCAGCACATGCGCCGAGGTGAGCCGCTGGGCCACGCTCCGGGCAATGTCGTTGGCTTCTTGGAGGACCTGGGCGAGATCCGTGCTTTCGACCATTCGAGCTCCGGCAGGCGTGCAGCCGAGCGGAATACACCCTCTCGATCCCGACAGCAAAATTTCCGCAACAGGCTGCTACAGGTCTGCGGAATCCTTGGAGTAGAAGGGGGCCGGGCCTTCCACGAGGATTGGAATTCGGTTGGCCGGCTGCCCGTTCACCGCGTCAATTTCGACTGGCCGAGCAATTGCCTGAGGGGCTGTGCCGTACTTCCCTCCGAGACCAATCACCCTATGACCTCTCTCGTCCAACCCGTGCGCGTCTTCATCGACCCTGTCGAGGGGACGCCCGCAGCAGTCGAAGCCCGCCGTTGGGTCTGGCCGCTTCTGATTCTCGCCCTCTGCGTGTCCGCCTCTGGGACGCTGTTTTCCCTTCGTTGGGACGCGGCCCCGGATGTCATCCGTGAGCTCCAGTCGTCCGGGGAGATGGCGACCATCTCCGAGGCCGACCTCACCGACAAGATCCAGACCACCACGCGCAAGGCGCTGGTGGGCGGCATCGCCAAGGGCGTCTTCGTGATGCCCATGACGGCGCTGCTCCTGGCCGCCCTCCTCTGGGTCGTGTCGTGGCTGTTTGATCGCTCCACGAACTTCGAGAAGCTGATGTCCGTGGCCGCGCTGAGCCTGTTGCCCATCGCGCTGTACCACGGCGTCCTGGCTCTCTGTATCTCCGCGCAACACACGCTGTCGGCGGCGCGCCTGGCGCAGTTGGTGCCGTCGAACCTGGGCGTGCTCATGACGGACCTGAGCCCGAAGATGGCGCGGGTCGCGTCCACCGTGGACTTCTTCAACCTCTGGAGCACTGTGATTCTGGGATTGGGCTTCTCCGCCGCCACCGGCATGAGCCGAGGGCGTGCGTTGCTGCTGGCGGTGGTGCTCTACGCGATGTTCGCGGGAGTGATGATGGTCGGTCTTCCCGGCGTGCAGATGGCGGGAGGTGGCCGATGAACGCCCTCGTCGTCGTCGCGCTGCTCGCCGCCGCGCCTTCGTCCCCCGTCACGCTGGAGGATGCCCGGAAGCAGGGGCGTCAGAGCACCACCGCGCTCCAGTCCATCCTCGACCTGGAGGTCGCCGAGGAGGACGTCCGCATCGCGCGCTCCTCGCTGCTGCCGCAGGTCGCCATCAACGCCTACGCGGGCAAGCGCTGGATTGGCCGCCGCAACTCCTTCAGCCTGGTGACGGACCCCGTCACGGGGCAGCCCGTGCAGATCCCCGTGGAGACGGAGCCGACGTCCACCGAGGACTACGACCTGGGCGCCACGCTGAGCCAGAGCGTCTACGACCGGAAGCTCTGGAAGCAGCTCGAGCAGAACGGCATCCTGAGGGATGCGCAGAAGAGCCAGACGAAGGAGGAGGCGGACACGGCGGAGCTGGAGGCCGTCCGTCGCTTCTTCACGCTCTTCCGCACCCAGGCCAGTCGCCAGGTGCTCGCGGCCAACGTGCAGCGCAGCGAGGAGCAGGTGGATCGCGCCCGCTCCATGTTCGAGGCGGGCCGCGTGGGCAAGGTCGAGGAGATCACCGCGAAGGTGAACCTGGGCAATGACCGCATCACCCTGACCCAGTCCCTGAAGCAGCTGGCGACGGACCAGGCGCAGCTGGCGGTGTGGCTGACGCGCCCCGGCACCGAGGTGCTGGAGGCGGTGGACCCCGGCGTGCTCCAGCAGGAGCCCGCGCCCGCGCCCAGCATCGAAGAGGCGGTGAAGGTCGCCCGCGAGCAGCGCCCGCTGCTCAAGGCCCGCGAGCTCCAGGTCCGCTCGGCGGAGATTGCTCGCGCCATTGCCCGCGCGGACTACATCCCCACGCTGTCGCTGGTGGGCATCTACTCCCGCCAGGGCCCGGACGCGGAGGGCGTCTTCACCGAGCCCCGCATGCAGAACAACTTCATCGGCCGGCTCAACCTGGAGTGGAACGTCTTCAACGGGTTCCGGACGCCGGCGCAGACGCGGCGCGCCGAGGCGAGCATCCGCAAGGCGCAGCTCGCGCTGGAGCAGTCGGCCCGGGAGATTGAGGCCGAGGTCCGCACCTCCCATCAGTCCCTGGAGGCGCAGATTGTCGCCGCGCAGCAGGCGGCCGAGAACAAGGAAGCCGCCACGCAGGGACTCCACCTGGCGGAGGAGCGCTTCCGCGCGGGTGCGGGCTCCACGCTGGAAGTCCGCGACGCGCAGCTCAAGTTGACGCAGGCGGAGCTCAGCTTGTTGCAGAACAGAATCGATGTCGAAATCGCTCGCTTCAGCTTGATGCGAGCCATGGGCGCCCTGAGCCCGGGAGAGACGAAATGAAGTGGTGGAAGGGTGCGATCGCGGGTGCGTTGTTCCTCGGTGCTGCGGCCATCACGGTCGGGGGGCTGAAGGAGCGTCCTCCTCCGTCGCAGGAGGTGCAGATCTCCAAGGCACGCAAGGGCTCCATCACCCGCACCATCACCGGTGCGGGCAAGGTGCAGGCGGCGACGACGGTGAAGATCTCCTCCAGCCTCTCCGGAGACCTGGTGGAGCTGCTCGTCAAGGACGGCGACCCGGTGAAGAAGGGGCAGGTGCTGGGCCGCATCGACAAGCGCATCTACGAGGCCTCGCTGAAGCAGGCGGTGGCGTCGCAGAACGCGGCGCGCGCCGACTCCCAGGTGGCGGAGGTGGAGGTCAACCGCACCACGCAGGAGCTGGCGCGGGTGGAGGGCCTGTCGGCCAAGGGGCTCGCGTCCGCGTCCGAGGTGGACCTCGCGAAGGCCTCCAAGAACTCGGCGGAGGCGCGGCTGGCCTCCTCGCGTCAGTTGCTGGCGCGCACCGTGGCCGTCGTGGAGCAGCAGCAGACGGACCTGTCCAAGACGACGCTCTTGTCGCCCATCGACGGCAACGTCATCGAGCTGTCGCGCGAGGTCGGTGAGCGCGTGCGTGGCTCGGAGCTCGCCGAGGACGTGGTGATGACCATCGCCGCGCTCTCCGCGATGGAGGTGAAGTTCGAGGTGGGTGAGCACGAGGTCGTCCACCTCAAGCCGGGCCAGCCCGCGGACGTGACGCTGGACGCGCTCGAGGGCCAGACGTTCCAGGGCTCCGTGGTGGAGATCGCCCAGAAGGCGCTCATCAAGAACGCGGGGACGGAAGCCGAGGTGACCAGCTTCCCCGTCACGGTGGCGCTGGACATGCGTCCGCCGGGCGTGCTGCCGGGCATGAGCGCGGAGGCGCGCATCTCCGCGGAGACGCGGGGCGACGTGGTCCTGGTGCCCATCCAGGCGGTGACGGTCCGGGCGGAGCGCACGCTGCCGGACTACAAGGAGCCGGTGGAGGGCGCGACGCTCAAGGCCAAGCGCACGGAGACGCTCGCCAAGGTGGTCTTCGTGGTGGACGCCGAGAACAAGGCGCAGGTGCGGCGGGTCCAGACGGGCATCGCCTCCGACACGGAGCTGGAGATCCTCTCCGGCCTGGCCGACGGGGACCGCGTGGTGGAAGGGCCGTACCGCACGCTGTCGAAGGAACTCAACCACGGTGACAACGTGCAGGAGCCCCAGCAGGGTGAGGGTCCGGGCGCGTCGAAGGGCGGGCGGAAGTCGTGAGTGACGGCAGCGGCGCCGGCACAGGCCGGCTCATCCAGGTGGACGACATCACCCGCGTGTTCCATGTCGGTGGCGAGGAAGTGCGAGCGCTGCGCGGTGTCAGCTTCGGCATCAGCCGGGGAGAGTGGGTGGCCATCATCGGCCAGTCCGGCTCTGGCAAGAGCACGATGATGAACGTGCTGGGCTGCCTGGATACGCCCACCAGCGGCCGCTACATGCTCAACGGCAAGGACGTGTCGCGCATGAGCGACGACGAGCTGGCCGTCATCCGCAACGTGGAGATCGGCTTCATCTTCCAGACGTTCCAGCTGCTGCCCAAGGAGACGGCGCTGGCCAACGTGGAGCTGCCCCTGGTGTACCGGGGCATGCCCGCGAAGGAGCGGCGGGAGAAGGCGAAGGCGGCCCTGGACAAGGTCCAGCTCACGCACCGCATGCACCACAGGCCCAACGAGCTGTCCGGTGGTCAGCGTCAGCGCGTGGCCATTGCCCGCGCGCTGGTGTCGGAGCCGTCCATGCTCCTGGCGGACGAGCCCACGGGCAACCTGGACTCGGCCACGGGCGAGGAGATCGTCCGGCTCTTCGAGCAGCTCCACCAGGCGGGCCACACGCTGGTGCTCGTCACGCACGAGCCCAAGCTGGCGGCGCGCTGCCCGCGGGCCATCCGGTTGAGCGACGGTGAGATTGTCGCCGACGGTCCGGGGCGTGAGGTGGCGCTCGGCAACATCGCCGCGATGGCGGCGGGGGGCGCATGAAGTCACGGACAGGCCTTCGGGTGGATGTCCTGGAGGGGGCGCGCATCGCGGTGTTCTCGCTGCGCGCCAACCGTCTGCGCACGGTGCTGACCACGATGGGCATTGGCATCGGGGTGGCCACGCTGCTGGCCATCATCGGCATCATCCAGGGACTCAACACGTCCTTCCACCGGCAGCTGGCCACGTTCGGCGCGAACACGCTCTACGTGTCCAAGTTCCCGTGGATCATCAAGGGCGACTGGTGGAAGTACCGCAACCGGAAGAACTTCACCCTGGAGCAGCTGCCGCGCCTGCGCGCCATGGCGCCCTTCATCACCGCGATGTCGCCTTCGGTGTCGCGCATGTCGGACGTGTCCTATGGCGGCGAGCAGGTCTCGACGGTGCGCATCCAGGGCGTCAACCACGAGTACCTGACCATCGCGGGCTACGACATCACCTCGGGCCGCTACATCACGGAGGCGGACGAGGAGGTGACGCGGCCGGTGGCGGTCATCGGCGCGGACGTCGCGGACCGGCTCTTTCCCGGCATCAGCCCGCTGGGTCGGAGCATCCGCGTGGACAACCGCTCCTTCCAGGTGGTGGGCACGCTGAGCAGGAAGGGGAAGATGGTCAACGAGAGCATGGACCTGCTCGTGCTCATCCCCTTCAAGACGTTCTACGCCAACTTCGGCAAGGGCCGTCCGTTCGAGATAGCGATGGCGGTGGGAGACGCGTCCCAGGTCGGGGCGGCGGAGGACCAGCTCATCGGCATCCTGCGGCGCCTGCGCGGGACGGAGCCGGGCGAGCCCGACGACTTCAACATCAACAAGCCGTCGATGATGGCACAGACCTACGCCCAGCTCACCGGCGCGCTGTATGGCGTGGCGGTGGGCGTGGGCCTCATCACGTTGCTGGTGGGCGGCATCGGCATCATGAACATCATGCTGGTGTCGGTGCGCGAGCGGACGCGGGAGATAGGCGTCCGGCGTGCGCTGGGCGCGCGCAAGCGCACCATCGTCATCCAGTTCCTGATGGAGGCGGCCAGCGTGTCCGCGGTGGGAGGCCTGCTGGGAACGACGGTGGGCTTGGGCACGGCCAAGGTCGTGTCACTCATCACCCCGCTGGCGGCGGACGTGCAGGCGTCCACCATCTTCGGCGGCGTGTTCTTCGCGGCCATGGTGGGGCTGCTGTTCGGCATCTGGCCGGCGGCGCGCGCGGCGAACCTGGACCCGGTCGAAGCACTCCGGTACGAGTGAGCCGATGCGAGCCTTCCTGGACAATCTGCGGCTGGCGCTCGGCACGTTCCTGGGCAACCCGCTGCGCTCCCTCCTGACGCTGTTGGGCATCGTGATCGGCGTGGCCACCGTCATCACGATGATGGGGCTCATCGAGGGCCTGCGTACGAAGGTCAACCGGGACCTGGGGCAGCTGGGGGCGCACACCTTCCAGCTGACCAAGTGGCCCTCGGGTGGGTTCGGGCGCTTCAACTGGGCGAAGTTCGCCAAGCGCCAGGACTTCGGCATGGAGGACGTGCGCGCCATCGAGGAGCTGTGTCCCTCGGTGGGCGTGGTGTCGCCGATGGATGACCAGGGCGGGCAGAAGGTGGGCTCGGCGAGCGCGGAGACGCGTCCGTCGGTGCGCATCATCGGCGCGTCCACGAAGTACCCCATCACCAGCGGCGTGTCGGTGCAGTCCGGCCGCTTCTTCAACGAGGTGGAGGGGCTGGATGGCCGCCACGTCGTGCTCCTGGGCGTGGATGTCGCGGACGCGCTGTTCCCCGGCATGGACCCGGTGGGCTTCGAGGTGCGGCTGAAGGGCCGGCCGTTCCGGGTGATTGGCGTGCTCCAGCGACGCGGCAGCTTCCTGGGCATGGTGAGCATGGACAACCAGGCCATCATCCCGCTGCGCGTGTTCCAGCAGCTCTACGGCAAGCAGCGCTCGCTGGATATCGACATCCAGGCGAAGGACCCGTCCCTGTTCCGCAAGGCGCAGGACGAGGTGACCACGCTGATGCGCCGGCACCGCGGCGTCGAGGGCGACGCGCCCAACGACTTCGAGATCCACACCAACGAGTCGGTGACGGCGTCCTTCAACCAGCTCTCACAGGTCATCACCATCGCCGGCATCGGTGTGTGCCTCCTGTCGCTGGTGGTGGGCGGCATCGGCATCCTCAACATCATGTTGGTGTCGGTGATGGAGCGCACGCGCGAGATTGGCGTGCGCAAGGCGCTGGGGGCCAAGCGGCGGCGCATCCTGGGGCAGTTCGCCACGGAGGCCGTGCTGCTGGCGCTCCTGGGCGGCGCGCTGGGCGTGGGCCTGGGCTTCGGCCTGGTGTTCCTGGGGGACTGGATGGTGGGGTTCCCCATGTCCGTGCCGCCCTGGGCGGTGGCGCTGGCGCTGTCGATGAGCTGCGGGGTGGGGCTGCTGTTCGGCATCTATCCAGCCGCTCGTGCGTCGAAGCTCGACCCCGTCGAGGCGATGCGCAACGAGTAGTTCCATCCGGACCCAGGTTGCCTCCCTCCCCGGACTCCATTAGGGGAGGGGGCGCACGCGACGAGGGACGGAAACACATGGCGCCACGCATTGGCTCGCTCTGGGACTCGGTGGGCAACACGCCGTTGCTTCGC
Encoded here:
- a CDS encoding DUF2520 domain-containing protein; translated protein: MSTRAPRKQEAEGAGTPPPARESKARHKPLLRPRTPVTGLPSVVIIGAGRLGGALGLALKMKGWPVKLVSRGEEGRRRAKDLGLKALTADEPWKADVVLLCVPDAEVPRIAEELAATLPRSTALVHTAGALPLSALGPPRGRALGSFHPLCAVSSPRDSLAGHTVSISTRSRPLRDVLRHMAADVRLDVLEVPEGRRAAYHAGAVMSAGLMVALADAAVAALEAAGVVREEALPALLPLMRSALRGVEARGLSGGLTGPIVRGDGDVVGAHLDALPDDVAPLYRLLSQRALKLASERLSPEARAALEARLR
- a CDS encoding AAA family ATPase → MVESTDLAQVLQEANDIARSVAQRLTSAHVLLALFTVENRAQLLLKDRGVDEDALLQLLTAAPAEQDGPVRELREKAREIATSCGSQEADCLHLLIAVTRVRCVAQELLVHAGLDLATLRTTAVSYFVSGRMPRKLQPSRSHALGSRPSAPSRPLGAPPSPLPFSAVAVSLPRSVPGAPPTPPPLPSPPPRATTPALSPRDLIDVDEPDHATPPPAPAPRAAPPPVAQAAPPPAPQAAPPPVARAAPAPAPVSRPAPAPSSTVARGASSLALDPKVFPLLTSLGRNLSQAAREGRLDPVVGRSREIEEVIDVLGKRRTNNPCLLGEAGVGKTAVVEGVAQRLLGLRGGLSEKVLVELDMASLVAGTQLRGSFSEKLNALKEEVRRADGRVMVFIDEIHTLVGAGSTGDGPQDAANELKTAMARGEFPCIGATTHDEYRKFISADPALERRFTAVVVHEPSVAETVEILRGIIGRYEEHHGLRYRPEALEAAASLASRYVTDRFMPDKAISVVDLAGSRCHREGRDVVEPSDVARVVAKLAGVPEERLLMNDSARLLRLEQDLGERVIGHEEAIARIARVIRRNYAGFASRRPMGSFLFLGPTGVGKTEMARGLAEVLFGNRDALVRLDMSELSEAHGVSRLIGSPAGYVGFGEGGQLTEPVRRRPSSVVVLDEIEKAHREVQMLLLQVLEEGRLTDGKGRHIDFSNTVIVMTTNLGAEAFSRTGRPMGFGSEGSATINALELAASAARKALPPELWNRIDERLPFRPLEEEEVARIATLLLEESSKRLSTERGIEYIAGEDVVGHLLKSGGFDPQLGARPMRQMVQRLVEGPLAERILSGEFGAGDRVRVALKAGQLAFQRER
- a CDS encoding YIP1 family protein codes for the protein MTSLVQPVRVFIDPVEGTPAAVEARRWVWPLLILALCVSASGTLFSLRWDAAPDVIRELQSSGEMATISEADLTDKIQTTTRKALVGGIAKGVFVMPMTALLLAALLWVVSWLFDRSTNFEKLMSVAALSLLPIALYHGVLALCISAQHTLSAARLAQLVPSNLGVLMTDLSPKMARVASTVDFFNLWSTVILGLGFSAATGMSRGRALLLAVVLYAMFAGVMMVGLPGVQMAGGGR
- a CDS encoding TolC family protein, producing MNALVVVALLAAAPSSPVTLEDARKQGRQSTTALQSILDLEVAEEDVRIARSSLLPQVAINAYAGKRWIGRRNSFSLVTDPVTGQPVQIPVETEPTSTEDYDLGATLSQSVYDRKLWKQLEQNGILRDAQKSQTKEEADTAELEAVRRFFTLFRTQASRQVLAANVQRSEEQVDRARSMFEAGRVGKVEEITAKVNLGNDRITLTQSLKQLATDQAQLAVWLTRPGTEVLEAVDPGVLQQEPAPAPSIEEAVKVAREQRPLLKARELQVRSAEIARAIARADYIPTLSLVGIYSRQGPDAEGVFTEPRMQNNFIGRLNLEWNVFNGFRTPAQTRRAEASIRKAQLALEQSAREIEAEVRTSHQSLEAQIVAAQQAAENKEAATQGLHLAEERFRAGAGSTLEVRDAQLKLTQAELSLLQNRIDVEIARFSLMRAMGALSPGETK
- a CDS encoding efflux RND transporter periplasmic adaptor subunit, which translates into the protein MKWWKGAIAGALFLGAAAITVGGLKERPPPSQEVQISKARKGSITRTITGAGKVQAATTVKISSSLSGDLVELLVKDGDPVKKGQVLGRIDKRIYEASLKQAVASQNAARADSQVAEVEVNRTTQELARVEGLSAKGLASASEVDLAKASKNSAEARLASSRQLLARTVAVVEQQQTDLSKTTLLSPIDGNVIELSREVGERVRGSELAEDVVMTIAALSAMEVKFEVGEHEVVHLKPGQPADVTLDALEGQTFQGSVVEIAQKALIKNAGTEAEVTSFPVTVALDMRPPGVLPGMSAEARISAETRGDVVLVPIQAVTVRAERTLPDYKEPVEGATLKAKRTETLAKVVFVVDAENKAQVRRVQTGIASDTELEILSGLADGDRVVEGPYRTLSKELNHGDNVQEPQQGEGPGASKGGRKS
- a CDS encoding ABC transporter ATP-binding protein, producing the protein MSDGSGAGTGRLIQVDDITRVFHVGGEEVRALRGVSFGISRGEWVAIIGQSGSGKSTMMNVLGCLDTPTSGRYMLNGKDVSRMSDDELAVIRNVEIGFIFQTFQLLPKETALANVELPLVYRGMPAKERREKAKAALDKVQLTHRMHHRPNELSGGQRQRVAIARALVSEPSMLLADEPTGNLDSATGEEIVRLFEQLHQAGHTLVLVTHEPKLAARCPRAIRLSDGEIVADGPGREVALGNIAAMAAGGA
- a CDS encoding ABC transporter permease; this translates as MKSRTGLRVDVLEGARIAVFSLRANRLRTVLTTMGIGIGVATLLAIIGIIQGLNTSFHRQLATFGANTLYVSKFPWIIKGDWWKYRNRKNFTLEQLPRLRAMAPFITAMSPSVSRMSDVSYGGEQVSTVRIQGVNHEYLTIAGYDITSGRYITEADEEVTRPVAVIGADVADRLFPGISPLGRSIRVDNRSFQVVGTLSRKGKMVNESMDLLVLIPFKTFYANFGKGRPFEIAMAVGDASQVGAAEDQLIGILRRLRGTEPGEPDDFNINKPSMMAQTYAQLTGALYGVAVGVGLITLLVGGIGIMNIMLVSVRERTREIGVRRALGARKRTIVIQFLMEAASVSAVGGLLGTTVGLGTAKVVSLITPLAADVQASTIFGGVFFAAMVGLLFGIWPAARAANLDPVEALRYE
- a CDS encoding ABC transporter permease is translated as MRAFLDNLRLALGTFLGNPLRSLLTLLGIVIGVATVITMMGLIEGLRTKVNRDLGQLGAHTFQLTKWPSGGFGRFNWAKFAKRQDFGMEDVRAIEELCPSVGVVSPMDDQGGQKVGSASAETRPSVRIIGASTKYPITSGVSVQSGRFFNEVEGLDGRHVVLLGVDVADALFPGMDPVGFEVRLKGRPFRVIGVLQRRGSFLGMVSMDNQAIIPLRVFQQLYGKQRSLDIDIQAKDPSLFRKAQDEVTTLMRRHRGVEGDAPNDFEIHTNESVTASFNQLSQVITIAGIGVCLLSLVVGGIGILNIMLVSVMERTREIGVRKALGAKRRRILGQFATEAVLLALLGGALGVGLGFGLVFLGDWMVGFPMSVPPWAVALALSMSCGVGLLFGIYPAARASKLDPVEAMRNE